The Acidimicrobiia bacterium genome segment TATCAGTGGTGGACCCGACCAGGAGGGGGTCAAAATTCGAGCGGTGATAAAGGGTCAGTATTCACCCGGTGGCGACAGGTGGTCCCGTCGACGATCACGAAGGTCCGGTCGGTGGTGACCCCTTGGGCTTTGTGACCCGTGAGGGCGTAGCCGTAGTCGACTTGGCGTTGCTCGAGATACCAGAGGGGCAGGTCTCTCTTTTCGGGGTCACGGTCGAGCTGAACGGTGAGCGTGCCGTGGTCGGGGTCGACGGAGACAACAGTACCGAGGTCGCCGTTGAGTACCCCGAGCCGGCTCTGGTTATTGCGGCAGAGGATCCGGTCCCCGGCTTGGAAGGGCTGTTCCCCTGCTTCGAGGGTGGGTCCGTTGAGTCGGTTGGATGCGGTCAGGTGGGTGCGGGCCCTTTGGTTGAGTTCGGTGACGGTGGCGTTGTCATAGCCGATGAGCAGCCCTGCGGTGAGGTCACCGCTGGCTGTGATATGGCGATACCAATCCGCCACTGCTCGCCCCATGGTGTCGTCTCGGTTTGGTCCGATGATCACCCTCCCCCGCTGTCGGTACGCCTCGATCGCCTGGTCTACTGATCCGTCTCGGAGTTGGCTGAGGGCCTTGCGTTCCCATGGGTGTTGCTGGCGGATGTTGTCAGTCAGCTCAACGGTGGGGAGCCGGTTGGCGAGAACCTCGTGCTGGCCGCCGCCTACACCGGTCTGCGATTCGGTGAACTGGCCGGCTTGCGAGTCGAACGTCTCAATCTATTGGCTCGAACGGTCACCGTCGCCGAGACCTGCAGCGAGGTCGCCGGACGAATGGTGTTCGGCGAACCAAAGACCGCTGCCAGCCGTCGCACGATCACCCTCCCCCGCTTCCTCGTCGGGTCCCTCGCCGAACACCTGGCTGGCCGACCTGCACACCAATCGGATCTCGTGTTCCAGGCGCCCGACGGAGGCCCCCTTCGCAGAACCACGTTTCGTGAACGCTTCTGGCTGCCCGCGGTGCGTGCCTCGGTGGGAGAGCCGTGTCGCTTCCACGATCTCCGGCACACGCATGTCGCCCTCCTGATCGCTCAAGGAGAACACCCGAAAGTGATCCAGCAGCGCCTCGGACATGCCTCGATCAGGACCACCCTCGACACTTACGGACACCTCTTCGAGGGCCTCGATGAGGCAGCCGCCGAGCGCCTCGATGCAGGCTTCCTTTTACTTCCTGTTGACAGGATGTTGACAGAGCCCTCTTTTGGCGTCTCAGAAATCCATCCCAGGACGCAAGAAAACCCCCGTTGACCAGGGGTATTCTATGGGTGGAGGTGAGGGGATTTGAACCCCTGACTTCTTCCGTGCGAGGGAAGCGCTCTGCCGGGCTGAGCTACACCCCCAAATGGGTGGCGCATGATACTCCACACCAATCGTGAGCCAAGCCGGTCACGACCCGA includes the following:
- a CDS encoding site-specific integrase, translated to MAEGLAFPWVLLADVVSQLNGGEPVGENLVLAAAYTGLRFGELAGLRVERLNLLARTVTVAETCSEVAGRMVFGEPKTAASRRTITLPRFLVGSLAEHLAGRPAHQSDLVFQAPDGGPLRRTTFRERFWLPAVRASVGEPCRFHDLRHTHVALLIAQGEHPKVIQQRLGHASIRTTLDTYGHLFEGLDEAAAERLDAGFLLLPVDRMLTEPSFGVSEIHPRTQENPR